From Nicotiana tabacum cultivar K326 chromosome 15, ASM71507v2, whole genome shotgun sequence, the proteins below share one genomic window:
- the LOC107781557 gene encoding uncharacterized protein LOC107781557: MAIGMKQMSIIIATLGVLSFVFGVIAENKKPAAGTAIPGKGVVICKYKSDPIVALGYLSFALLVASSVAGFLSLFYPYQGKSIPQAALLKNTSFVVFLNIALGTTGLAAALILWPTISEQLHISRNIHHNLQTDCPTAKTGLLGGGAFLSLDSALFWLVALMLADNAREDYFQDADVKGELKASYVDDEVIKSSA, encoded by the exons ATGGCGATTGGTATGAAGCAGATGTCCATAATAATAGCAACCCTTGGTGTTTTATCCTTTGTATTTGGAGTTATTGCTGAAAACAAGAAG CCTGCAGCTGGGACTGCAATACCAGGAAAAGGTGTTGTTATTTGTAAATACAAGTCTGACCCTATTGTTGCCTTGGGCTATTTGTCTTTTGCTCTTCTTGTTGCATCTTCTGTGGCCGGTTTCCTGTCATTATTTTATCCGTATCAAGGGAAGTCAATCCCACAAGCTGCTTTGCTGAAAAACACTAGTTTTGTTGTGTTCCTCAACATCGCATT GGGCACAACTGGTTTAGCAGCAGCATTAATATTGTGGCCTACAATCTCCGAGCAACTTCATATCTCTCGCAACATCCATCACAACTTGCAAACCGATTGCCCAACAGCCAAGACCGGTCTTCTTGGTGGAGGCGCCTTTTTGTCTCTTGATTCTGCGCTCTTCTGGTTGGTGGCTTTGATGTTAGCTGATAATGCTCGCGAGGATTATTTCCAAGACGCAGATGTTAAGGGCGAGCTGAAAGCAAGTTATGTAGATGATGAAGTTATCAAGAGCAGTGCTTAA